In the genome of Bradysia coprophila strain Holo2 unplaced genomic scaffold, BU_Bcop_v1 contig_232, whole genome shotgun sequence, one region contains:
- the LOC119077176 gene encoding odorant receptor 10a-like: MGLLPSPTDKPLDEQQIEKEYLRVPRFALRLLGYWPHDKLLSFRVLPFTVLSLTIISLGVAVEVAFSYTHINSASLALEALCPALTKSVTIIKFVMLLLTRSKVANMLNDIKQKWINDKSPESSYENLRACRASMVAAMILICFSNGAATGYFLRPVVTMAYQYFTGKEIVRTLPFKSEYPYDEYADPIYTLTYIVMSSTGTICAFGLSGMDGIFVSICLQISAQFRILKRNFEQMTADYTNVQNERILQYSKAENQELNQKLKVLIRRHQDTIQMNDDMVNLFLVNIFSHFVSAALVLCCVSVNLLLTRGGLWLSHHKS, translated from the exons ATGGGCTTGCTACCATCTCCCACCGATAAGCCATTAGATGAACagcaaattgaaaaagaatatTTGCGAGTGCCTCGATTTGCGTTACGCTTACTGGGATACTGGCCACACGATAAATTGCTGAGCTTCAGGGTGCTGCCGTTTACTGTACTGAGTCTAACGATTATATCGCTTGGAGTGGCTGTAGAGGTAGCATTTAGTTACACTCATATAAACAGTGCATCTTTGGCATTGGAAGCTCTATGTCCAGCGTTAACAAAGAGTGTTACAATAATCAAATTCGTCATGCTATTGCTTACCAGATCGAAGGTTGCTAACATGTTGAATGATATCAAACAGAAATGGATAAATG ATAAGTCACCGGAATCATCATATGAAAATCTGCGAGCATGTAGAGCCTCTATGGTAGCTGCAATGATCTTAATTTGCTTTTCGAATGGAGCCGCCACAGGGTACTTTCTTCGGCCAGTTGTAACGATGGCTTATCAATATTTTACTGGGAAGGAAATTGTTCGAACTCTACCGTTCAAGTCGGA ATATCCGTACGACGAGTATGCAGACCCGATATACACATTAACATACATTGTCATGAGCTCAACCGGTACAATTTGTGCCTTTGGTTTATCCGGAATGGACGGGATTTTTGTATCAATTTGCTTGCAAATATCGGCTCAATTTCGAATACTAAAACGGAATTTTGAGCAAATGACTGCAGATTATACGAACG ttCAGAATGAGAGAATCTTGCAATATTCGAAAGCGGAAAATCAGGAACTGAACCAGAAATTGAAAGTATTGATTCGTCGGCATCAGGACACTATTCAAATGAACGACGATAtggtcaatttgtttttagtaAACATCTTTTCCCATTTTGTGTCAGCAGCTTTGGTGCTTTGCTGTGTATCGGTGAATTTACTACTT ACTCGTGGCGGTCTGTGGTTGAGCCACCACAAAAGCTAA